In the genome of Solibacillus silvestris, one region contains:
- a CDS encoding permease, giving the protein MNEQQKLKKATYHLYTFLVSKMIGALGSHVYSFGISMYILSMTGSSLSFATNIILSYLPRTIMSPIAGLLGDRFPRKWLVLGGQTGVILTVSGLLLYTHEFGLSLMAIYIATVFNSIFSTFSGVAFSASIANLVDEARLQKAMSFNQLSYSISGIGGPIFGGMLFGFVSMEMFLIIFICAAVMTLMLESTMNFILYKKETINDNAEKESMFESFKAGFRYVNTKPIIKAILWTALWLNLFFTAINVGGDYILLTILNLDPKYIGFTEAGGAVGILITSIYFASRATVKFPLLTVKRSVFASSIVVILSSLPLIVTFSALMNFIYYLIIMFLFGALGVITNTPLGVLMQTSIEEEYRGRVFGIIEMMAMSAMPVGTLVFGILYEFIPAQYILIVSGLILIGIVLLLLRPSILEMAHPELKKAKLETEPVTE; this is encoded by the coding sequence ATGAATGAACAACAGAAATTGAAAAAAGCAACGTATCATTTATACACGTTTCTAGTAAGTAAAATGATTGGTGCACTTGGGTCACATGTTTACAGCTTTGGAATCAGTATGTATATTTTATCGATGACAGGCTCTTCGCTCAGTTTTGCAACAAATATTATTTTAAGCTACTTGCCGCGCACAATCATGTCACCGATTGCAGGTCTCTTAGGGGATCGTTTCCCAAGGAAATGGCTCGTGCTCGGTGGGCAAACCGGGGTCATCCTGACAGTAAGCGGCTTATTGCTCTACACGCATGAATTCGGATTATCTTTAATGGCGATTTATATTGCAACGGTGTTCAATAGTATTTTCAGTACTTTTTCCGGTGTAGCGTTTTCCGCATCGATTGCCAATCTGGTCGATGAAGCTCGACTGCAAAAGGCGATGAGCTTTAATCAGTTGTCCTATTCTATTTCAGGAATTGGCGGACCGATCTTCGGCGGGATGTTATTTGGTTTTGTATCGATGGAAATGTTTCTTATTATCTTTATCTGCGCTGCTGTAATGACATTAATGCTGGAATCAACAATGAATTTTATACTATATAAGAAGGAAACGATAAATGATAATGCTGAAAAAGAATCGATGTTCGAAAGTTTCAAAGCCGGCTTCCGCTATGTCAATACAAAGCCGATTATTAAAGCGATTTTATGGACAGCACTTTGGTTAAACTTATTTTTCACAGCAATCAATGTTGGCGGGGATTATATTTTATTGACGATTTTGAATTTAGATCCAAAATACATCGGTTTTACAGAGGCTGGAGGTGCAGTCGGAATTTTAATTACATCCATTTATTTCGCATCAAGAGCAACCGTCAAATTTCCTTTACTGACAGTTAAACGGTCCGTGTTCGCCTCTTCTATTGTTGTCATTTTATCGTCACTGCCGCTCATTGTAACATTTTCGGCATTGATGAATTTCATTTATTATTTAATTATTATGTTTTTATTTGGAGCATTGGGGGTTATTACAAATACCCCGCTTGGCGTATTGATGCAAACTTCTATTGAAGAAGAATACCGGGGGCGGGTTTTTGGAATTATCGAAATGATGGCGATGAGTGCCATGCCTGTCGGAACACTTGTATTCGGGATTTTATACGAGTTCATTCCAGCCCAATATATTTTAATCGTCAGCGGGCTGATCCTAATTGGTATTGTACTATTATTATTGCGCCCCTCTATATTGGAAATGGCTCATCCTGAACTGAAAAAGGCGAAATTAGAAACAGAACCTGTAACCGAATAA
- a CDS encoding transcriptional regulator, with the protein MLNIGAKIKELRKERKMTLAQVAGDRITKGMLSLIENGKAQPSMESLQHIAKQLDIDVSELMQTENHQQMKELYRDVEIKRLALNKEHDDKKINEKVLELYHLIHPFHENGSLKGATFEEVRIYEVYLTMRYFAKMDLSEKPFVKLVRMYEQVHGYSKILKIFGRMGNIKFLENNYAEGLHYLHEGEKYIEKYGDLIDDLEKLDLYYNITVSYAALNDDVQMEKYLEIALKLAKEKKIVYRLNDFYRFLFFIHCSKEEGEKASYYLKKIRAFAEIMEDPNETLMEQLVTLLYINQIEKDYEKTVATRFETNFALEGVSYSADIFFNGQYGYAYYMLERYEEALQTLKDIEILEYNQHPIDLSMMYRAFAVRALCYFKLGDKENAKRDILYAMDGVKDLKVTREIQFIIDAYEEIMK; encoded by the coding sequence GTGTTAAATATTGGTGCAAAAATAAAAGAACTAAGAAAAGAACGTAAAATGACGCTTGCCCAAGTAGCGGGGGACCGAATAACAAAAGGGATGCTCAGCCTTATTGAAAACGGGAAGGCACAGCCGTCAATGGAGAGCCTTCAGCATATTGCGAAACAGCTCGACATTGATGTGTCCGAGCTCATGCAAACCGAAAATCATCAGCAAATGAAAGAATTATACCGTGATGTTGAAATAAAACGTTTAGCTCTAAATAAAGAGCATGATGATAAAAAAATAAACGAAAAAGTTCTCGAACTGTATCATCTAATTCATCCATTTCATGAAAATGGCAGCCTTAAGGGGGCAACTTTTGAGGAAGTACGCATTTACGAAGTGTATTTGACAATGCGCTATTTTGCGAAAATGGATTTATCGGAAAAGCCATTCGTCAAGCTCGTCAGAATGTATGAACAAGTACATGGCTATTCGAAAATATTGAAGATTTTTGGTCGCATGGGAAACATTAAGTTTCTGGAAAATAATTATGCGGAAGGTCTGCACTATTTACACGAAGGGGAAAAGTATATCGAAAAATACGGAGATTTGATTGATGATCTTGAAAAACTCGATCTATACTATAATATTACGGTTTCATATGCAGCGCTGAATGATGATGTTCAAATGGAAAAGTATTTGGAAATAGCATTAAAATTAGCAAAAGAGAAAAAAATCGTATATCGGTTAAATGATTTTTACCGCTTTTTATTTTTCATTCACTGTTCAAAAGAAGAAGGGGAAAAAGCTTCTTATTATTTAAAAAAAATTCGGGCATTCGCAGAAATTATGGAAGATCCGAATGAAACGCTCATGGAGCAGCTAGTTACGCTTCTATATATAAATCAAATTGAAAAAGATTATGAAAAAACGGTTGCGACCAGATTTGAAACTAATTTTGCTTTAGAAGGCGTTTCCTACAGCGCGGATATTTTCTTTAATGGGCAATATGGTTATGCCTACTACATGCTTGAACGGTATGAAGAGGCATTGCAAACTTTGAAAGACATCGAAATATTGGAATACAATCAGCACCCGATTGATTTGTCGATGATGTACCGGGCGTTTGCTGTAAGGGCATTATGCTACTTCAAACTAGGGGACAAAGAAAACGCCAAACGCGATATTTTATATGCAATGGATGGTGTGAAAGATTTGAAAGTCACAAGAGAAATCCAGTTCATCATCGATGCATATGAAGAAATAATGAAGTAA
- a CDS encoding lipase produces MIKRVNPEFLAGLESFTDFDFKVEQLEAMREGMAQAVLPLTSTETVNIINKTITGIDDNEIRVRIYKPAHHDQELPVLLWIHGGGYILGSIEDNDHLCVQVVETANCVVVSVDYRLAPEHPYPAPLEDCYSALAWIADNAVELQIDKSRIGVAGASAGGGLTAGLTLLARDREYPSICFQMPLYPMINDSNDTPSANEITEGMIWNQKTNDFGWKCYLAELHGHDEVPIYAAPARAEDYRNLPYTYTCVGQLDPFRDETITYVSKLAQAGVDVEFHLYPGAYHGFESLNPQSELAQKVIKEYVNAIKVGFDRVKASADQVEEVK; encoded by the coding sequence ATGATCAAACGAGTAAATCCAGAATTTTTAGCCGGTTTAGAATCATTTACGGACTTTGATTTTAAGGTAGAACAATTGGAAGCTATGCGTGAAGGTATGGCACAAGCGGTACTACCTTTAACAAGCACTGAAACAGTGAATATTATCAATAAAACTATTACTGGCATTGATGATAATGAAATCCGCGTTCGTATTTATAAACCAGCCCACCACGATCAAGAATTACCGGTTTTACTGTGGATTCATGGCGGGGGTTATATATTAGGTTCCATCGAAGACAATGATCATCTTTGTGTACAAGTTGTAGAAACAGCAAACTGTGTCGTTGTTTCCGTAGATTACCGTTTAGCTCCGGAACATCCTTATCCAGCACCACTTGAAGATTGCTATAGTGCTCTTGCATGGATTGCGGATAATGCAGTAGAACTGCAAATCGACAAAAGTCGTATTGGCGTAGCCGGGGCAAGTGCCGGCGGTGGTTTGACAGCGGGTTTAACATTGCTTGCGCGTGACCGTGAGTATCCGTCAATTTGTTTCCAAATGCCGCTTTACCCGATGATTAATGACAGTAACGATACACCTTCTGCGAACGAAATTACAGAAGGTATGATCTGGAACCAAAAAACGAATGATTTTGGCTGGAAATGCTATTTAGCCGAATTGCACGGGCATGATGAAGTACCGATTTATGCTGCACCGGCAAGAGCTGAGGATTATCGTAATCTTCCATATACGTATACATGTGTAGGTCAGCTGGATCCTTTCCGTGACGAAACAATTACGTATGTATCTAAATTGGCACAGGCAGGTGTTGATGTGGAATTCCACTTATATCCTGGTGCATACCATGGTTTTGAATCACTGAATCCTCAGTCAGAACTTGCTCAAAAAGTGATTAAAGAATATGTAAATGCAATTAAAGTAGGCTTTGACCGCGTGAAAGCAAGTGCTGACCAAGTGGAAGAAGTGAAATAA
- a CDS encoding GntR family transcriptional regulator: protein MTTKYIGILEWVKQQIQDEKLKTGDKLPSIRLLAEQFQCSKNTVAKALLELEKQHIIYAKPKSGYYVVDNHNTSVHHQDIAIDFLSAGPDQRIMPYEDFQHCINQAIDHYKEQLFTYSDQQGLFSLRKELAKYLQHLQVFAKPDRLVITSGSQQALHILSAMPFPNGKKNVLIEQPTYFGMIDALQANGITTFGIEVTMEGMDFKKLEKLFRTDDIKFFYIIPRCHNPLGHHYTNEEKKKIVALAEKYDVYIVEDDYLAELDTDLKADPLFAYEPNERVIYVKSFSKVFLPGLRIATVVLPEKMISSFVHNKFSADFNTSPLSQGALEIYLKNGMFQYHLEKVKKLYSNKMNLLLEACSLYLPTYVQFTKPKTGFYLTIFLPSGIDVDKLIYMLHENHIYVDNASRMFLSEYSQKAIRLSISQVNETKIQLGIRQLAAHIIDLYEKRNYNVLSFKSYL, encoded by the coding sequence ATGACAACTAAATATATTGGTATTTTGGAATGGGTCAAACAACAAATACAGGATGAGAAGTTAAAAACAGGAGATAAATTACCATCAATTCGACTGCTCGCTGAACAATTCCAATGCAGCAAAAATACGGTCGCGAAAGCATTACTTGAGTTGGAAAAACAGCATATTATCTACGCTAAACCGAAAAGTGGCTATTATGTAGTGGATAATCATAATACATCCGTTCATCATCAGGACATTGCTATTGATTTTTTATCGGCCGGTCCAGATCAAAGGATTATGCCCTATGAGGACTTTCAACATTGTATTAACCAGGCGATCGATCATTATAAAGAACAATTATTTACTTATAGTGATCAACAGGGACTCTTTTCTTTACGTAAGGAGCTTGCGAAGTATTTACAACATCTACAAGTATTTGCGAAACCCGATCGACTGGTCATTACGTCCGGATCACAGCAAGCCCTCCATATTCTTTCTGCCATGCCGTTTCCAAACGGGAAAAAGAATGTATTAATTGAGCAGCCCACTTACTTTGGTATGATTGATGCCTTACAAGCAAACGGGATTACAACATTTGGAATTGAAGTGACAATGGAAGGAATGGATTTTAAAAAACTGGAGAAGTTATTTCGCACCGATGATATTAAATTCTTTTACATCATCCCAAGATGCCACAACCCATTAGGACATCATTACACTAATGAGGAAAAGAAAAAAATTGTTGCTCTTGCAGAAAAATACGATGTATATATCGTAGAGGATGATTACTTGGCAGAACTTGATACAGATTTAAAAGCCGATCCTTTGTTTGCATATGAACCTAATGAAAGAGTCATTTATGTTAAGAGCTTTTCCAAAGTATTTTTGCCTGGACTGCGAATCGCAACAGTGGTTCTCCCTGAAAAAATGATTTCTTCCTTTGTACACAATAAATTCAGCGCGGATTTCAATACATCGCCACTTTCACAGGGGGCTTTGGAAATCTATTTAAAAAACGGGATGTTTCAATACCATTTAGAAAAGGTGAAAAAATTATATTCAAATAAAATGAATCTATTATTAGAAGCTTGTTCATTGTATTTACCTACCTATGTACAATTTACAAAGCCTAAAACCGGTTTTTATCTCACCATCTTCTTGCCTTCCGGTATTGATGTCGATAAATTGATATACATGCTGCATGAAAACCATATTTATGTAGATAATGCTTCGAGGATGTTTTTAAGCGAATATAGTCAGAAAGCAATTCGACTAAGTATTTCACAAGTAAATGAAACCAAAATCCAGCTCGGTATTCGGCAATTAGCCGCTCATATAATCGATCTGTATGAAAAACGGAATTATAACGTGCTCTCGTTTAAATCCTATCTTTAA
- a CDS encoding multidrug transporter: protein MEFSMKKGMLLGFIGIVCFSFTLPATSIAVPYFGETIVGLGRTVIAAMIVGTVFIVKKQPLPSISQFKSLLIVAVGAVLAFPLLTTYAMKSLPVSHGAIELALLPLATAGFAMWRGGERPSKRYWIASATGAVTVIIYAIYLGLGQLHKGDFALIAAVILLGLSYAEGGKLSKEVGSWQVIAWAILIGAPFFIIPVGLGLSDRMLDVPIEAWISLFYLGIVSQFLAYVAWYGGMSLGGIARVGQIQYLQPFLMIGFSVLFLGESITWITIVLAMIVVLCVIVGKDADDKQSLELK from the coding sequence ATGGAATTCAGTATGAAAAAAGGGATGCTGTTAGGCTTTATTGGAATCGTTTGTTTCAGTTTTACATTACCGGCTACAAGTATTGCTGTCCCGTATTTTGGTGAGACAATTGTCGGATTGGGTAGGACAGTTATTGCAGCAATGATAGTAGGAACAGTATTTATTGTGAAAAAGCAGCCTTTACCGAGTATAAGCCAATTTAAGAGCTTACTTATTGTCGCTGTTGGAGCTGTACTGGCTTTTCCGTTATTAACAACTTATGCGATGAAGTCATTGCCGGTTTCACATGGTGCAATTGAATTGGCCTTACTTCCACTTGCGACAGCAGGCTTTGCAATGTGGCGAGGAGGCGAAAGACCTTCGAAACGCTATTGGATTGCGAGTGCAACAGGGGCGGTAACGGTCATTATTTATGCCATCTATTTAGGATTAGGGCAATTGCATAAAGGAGACTTTGCGCTAATTGCAGCGGTCATTTTACTTGGATTAAGTTATGCAGAAGGTGGCAAACTTTCAAAGGAAGTTGGTAGCTGGCAAGTAATTGCCTGGGCTATTTTAATTGGTGCACCCTTTTTTATTATTCCTGTAGGCCTTGGTTTATCTGACAGAATGCTGGATGTTCCTATTGAAGCATGGATCAGTTTGTTTTATTTAGGGATCGTCAGTCAGTTTTTAGCTTATGTAGCATGGTATGGTGGTATGTCTTTAGGAGGTATAGCTAGGGTAGGGCAGATTCAATACTTGCAGCCTTTTTTAATGATTGGTTTTTCTGTATTATTTTTAGGAGAATCAATCACATGGATTACAATTGTTTTAGCTATGATCGTTGTGCTTTGCGTTATAGTAGGGAAAGATGCTGATGATAAACAAAGCTTGGAGCTGAAATAG
- a CDS encoding DNA-binding response regulator produces MSKIVIIEDTETIREELKSFLNTYGFEAIAPTNFENIIQETLNEAPDLILLDINLPIFDGYYICREIRKQSDMPIIVVTSRDNEMDELMSMNLGADDFVTKPYNTQILLARIETILRRVQGSSIRDTLVYNDLKLNLSNGSVIYKGEKAELTKNEIKILSCLYKNKGKIVSRDDLMDFMWNADVFVDDNNLSVNVTRLRKKLEALGMEKNIETRRGLGYILP; encoded by the coding sequence ATGTCAAAAATCGTGATTATAGAAGATACAGAAACAATAAGAGAAGAATTGAAAAGCTTTTTAAACACATATGGATTTGAGGCAATTGCACCGACAAACTTTGAAAATATTATTCAGGAAACGCTAAACGAAGCACCGGACCTTATTTTGCTGGACATTAACCTACCCATTTTTGACGGATACTATATTTGCAGAGAAATCAGGAAGCAATCGGATATGCCGATCATTGTCGTGACGAGCAGGGATAATGAAATGGATGAACTGATGAGTATGAATTTAGGCGCGGATGATTTTGTCACAAAGCCTTATAACACTCAGATTCTTTTGGCGAGAATTGAAACCATTTTAAGAAGAGTTCAGGGGTCAAGTATACGGGATACCCTTGTTTATAATGATTTAAAGCTCAATTTATCCAACGGTTCTGTTATTTATAAAGGGGAGAAGGCAGAGCTCACTAAAAATGAAATCAAAATACTTTCCTGCCTTTATAAAAACAAAGGAAAAATCGTATCAAGGGACGATCTCATGGATTTTATGTGGAACGCAGATGTCTTTGTAGATGATAATAACTTATCGGTCAATGTTACGAGATTAAGAAAAAAACTGGAAGCGTTAGGTATGGAGAAAAATATTGAAACGAGACGGGGGTTAGGATATATACTTCCATGA
- a CDS encoding histidine kinase gives MTLKEYVKDRTVFVLINVILFIIIGGIMILVRMNVQTVFLIFCIWFFPLITYIMIEYFKQKIFYNELTNIMDNLDQKYLLPEVMKEPETVEGKALYEVLRQANKDMHEHVKSYRDRENEYREYIETWIHEIKTPIASTRLIIENNQNGVTRNIQEEVKKIEEYIEQVLYYSRSNNVSKDYLIKEVSLAGLVRSVIKRNSRDFISKGISIDLEKVEGTVFSDAKWLEFILNQLIGNAIKYIRERDGKVIIHTVQNENNIVLTIEDNGIGITEKDIHRVFEKGFTGENGRKFGKSTGIGLYLCKKLADQLGLGLTITSKIGEGTKVSIIFPLGSVNFIQ, from the coding sequence ATGACACTAAAAGAATATGTTAAAGACAGAACAGTTTTTGTACTCATTAATGTTATCTTATTTATCATTATTGGCGGCATTATGATACTTGTCAGGATGAATGTTCAAACAGTTTTTCTTATTTTCTGTATTTGGTTTTTCCCTCTCATCACATATATAATGATCGAATATTTTAAACAGAAGATTTTTTATAACGAATTAACTAACATTATGGACAATTTAGATCAGAAATACTTGCTGCCGGAAGTAATGAAAGAGCCTGAAACTGTGGAAGGTAAGGCATTGTATGAGGTGTTGCGTCAGGCAAATAAAGATATGCATGAGCATGTAAAAAGTTATCGGGATCGGGAAAATGAGTATAGAGAATATATTGAAACATGGATTCATGAAATTAAAACTCCCATTGCCTCAACACGGCTGATCATTGAAAATAATCAAAATGGCGTTACACGAAATATTCAGGAGGAAGTAAAAAAGATTGAAGAATATATTGAGCAGGTTCTCTATTATTCAAGAAGTAACAATGTGAGCAAGGATTACCTCATAAAAGAGGTGTCTTTAGCAGGTCTTGTAAGAAGTGTTATAAAGAGAAATTCAAGGGACTTTATTAGTAAAGGGATTTCGATTGATCTTGAAAAAGTTGAAGGGACCGTTTTCAGTGATGCAAAATGGCTGGAGTTTATCTTAAATCAGCTGATCGGGAATGCAATTAAGTATATCCGTGAACGTGATGGAAAGGTGATCATCCATACGGTCCAAAATGAAAATAATATTGTCCTTACGATTGAGGATAACGGGATAGGGATAACAGAAAAGGATATACATCGGGTTTTTGAAAAGGGGTTTACCGGGGAAAATGGACGAAAATTCGGGAAATCTACCGGTATCGGTCTTTATTTATGTAAAAAACTTGCAGATCAGCTTGGCCTAGGTCTTACCATCACTTCAAAAATTGGCGAAGGAACAAAGGTGAGTATTATTTTCCCTTTAGGCAGTGTGAACTTCATACAGTAA
- a CDS encoding multidrug ABC transporter ATP-binding protein gives MQPILSVEKIEKYYGNKGNITKAIDNISFKVNEGEFLGIMGPSGSGKTTLLNCISTIDHVTTGKIIINNQDITTLKKKGLEAFRRDELGFIFQDFNLLDTLTAYENIALALTIQKREAMEIDQLIKAVAEKLDITGILSKFPFQLSGGQKQRVACARAIVTEPSLILADEPTGALDSKSSRLLLDSFEKLNKEYQSTILMVTHDSFTASYANRILFIKDGRIFNELVRGNDTRKEFFNKIIEVVTLLGGDVSNVL, from the coding sequence ATGCAACCGATATTAAGTGTAGAAAAAATTGAAAAATACTACGGAAACAAAGGTAATATTACAAAAGCAATCGATAATATCAGCTTTAAAGTAAATGAAGGTGAATTTTTAGGAATTATGGGTCCTTCAGGGAGCGGAAAGACAACGCTCCTGAATTGTATTTCGACAATTGATCATGTCACAACTGGCAAAATAATTATCAATAATCAGGATATTACAACTTTAAAGAAGAAAGGGCTTGAAGCATTCAGACGGGACGAGTTAGGTTTTATCTTTCAGGATTTTAATCTGCTGGATACTCTGACAGCTTATGAAAACATTGCTTTGGCTTTGACGATTCAAAAAAGAGAAGCAATGGAAATTGATCAACTCATTAAAGCCGTTGCGGAAAAGCTTGATATTACGGGCATCCTTAGCAAATTTCCATTTCAATTATCGGGAGGCCAAAAGCAAAGAGTCGCTTGTGCAAGAGCGATTGTAACTGAGCCTTCCCTCATTTTAGCCGATGAACCAACGGGTGCACTTGACTCAAAATCATCACGATTACTGTTGGATTCCTTTGAAAAGCTGAATAAAGAATACCAGTCAACAATTTTGATGGTTACCCATGACTCGTTTACGGCAAGTTATGCCAATAGGATATTGTTTATAAAAGATGGTCGGATCTTTAATGAGCTCGTGCGCGGAAATGATACGAGAAAAGAATTCTTTAATAAAATCATTGAAGTGGTGACTTTACTTGGAGGCGATGTTAGCAATGTTCTCTAA
- a CDS encoding ABC transporter → MFSKIAINNVKRSFKDYSIYFLTLTLGVCIFYSFNSLDSQYAIQEMNKNTIFRESLELLMSGTSVFVSVILGGLIVYANNFLIKKRKRELGLYMTLGMSKGKISRILIVETLLIGVVSLIVGIGLGIIVSQGLSVLTANILSMDLDKYKFVFSLGAMMKSIVYFGIIYLLVMIFNQFTISKYKLIDLLNASKRNEEVKLKNPFVSVLTFILSVAFLIFAYMRILETGLNAEDTDLIITILMGVFGTLLFFFSLSSFFIQIAQKNKGFYFKNINIFVLRQINNKVNTNFLSMTIISLMLFLTISLIFTAFDLKGTIDKNTANTTPFDASAFLVVNQEEEDPAVNDIEAYLNNIDFTFEPYEKHAFFDEYLLDLTIEDLLSQYLSDEEKIAIQENYMYGPVSALKISDYNAIINLTGQESVDLKEDEILVVSTYGKIIQALPEYMKNEENIIIEDKAYKIKNDVAIEENIKINRGSNFFYLIIPDNFTGNLQLEYTSFNVIYEDRYNEKSEQKFTTLFNDLDENKYRSINPGLVIGSTENQIKEQEKGSAALFIFLGLFLGLIFIISSAAVMALQQLSDASDSLERYKSLKKIGVTDKLINGAILNQCLIYFLLPLGLAVIHSIVGIKAVSGMFHFNYESVLISSLILVIIYGGYFYATYVGVKNIVKGSN, encoded by the coding sequence ATGTTCTCTAAAATCGCAATCAACAATGTCAAAAGAAGCTTTAAGGATTATTCAATCTATTTTCTGACATTAACTCTGGGAGTGTGTATATTTTACAGTTTCAACTCTCTTGACTCGCAATATGCTATCCAGGAAATGAACAAGAATACGATTTTTCGTGAATCATTGGAATTGCTTATGTCTGGAACATCAGTGTTTGTATCAGTTATTCTTGGAGGTTTGATTGTATACGCCAATAACTTTTTGATCAAAAAGCGGAAAAGAGAACTTGGCTTATACATGACATTAGGTATGTCAAAAGGGAAAATCTCGAGAATTTTAATTGTCGAAACTCTCCTAATCGGTGTAGTCTCTTTAATCGTAGGTATTGGACTTGGGATTATTGTATCGCAGGGGCTGTCAGTGCTGACGGCAAACATCCTGTCTATGGATCTTGATAAATATAAGTTTGTTTTTTCACTTGGCGCCATGATGAAATCGATTGTCTACTTTGGCATCATTTATTTACTGGTCATGATTTTCAACCAGTTTACGATTTCCAAATACAAACTGATCGATCTATTAAATGCTTCAAAACGTAATGAAGAAGTAAAACTGAAAAATCCTTTCGTATCAGTGCTAACCTTTATTTTATCAGTAGCATTTCTGATATTCGCATATATGAGAATCCTAGAGACAGGCTTAAATGCTGAAGATACGGATCTGATAATTACGATTTTAATGGGGGTCTTTGGAACGCTCCTATTCTTTTTCAGCCTATCGAGCTTCTTTATACAAATTGCGCAAAAGAATAAGGGGTTCTATTTTAAAAATATAAATATTTTTGTCTTAAGACAAATAAACAATAAGGTCAACACGAACTTTCTTTCGATGACAATTATTAGTCTAATGCTTTTTTTAACTATTTCACTCATCTTTACCGCGTTTGATTTAAAAGGAACGATTGATAAAAATACAGCAAATACAACTCCTTTTGATGCTTCGGCATTTCTTGTTGTTAATCAAGAGGAAGAGGATCCTGCGGTAAATGATATTGAAGCTTACTTAAACAATATAGACTTTACATTTGAACCGTATGAAAAACATGCCTTCTTTGATGAATATCTTCTTGATTTAACGATTGAGGATCTGTTATCACAGTATTTAAGCGACGAGGAAAAGATTGCTATACAGGAAAATTACATGTACGGTCCAGTATCCGCTCTAAAAATATCGGATTATAATGCAATTATCAATCTGACGGGGCAAGAGTCTGTTGATTTAAAGGAAGACGAAATACTCGTTGTATCAACCTATGGCAAGATCATTCAAGCTTTGCCAGAGTATATGAAAAATGAAGAAAATATTATCATTGAGGATAAAGCATATAAAATAAAAAATGATGTGGCTATTGAAGAAAATATAAAAATTAACAGGGGCAGTAACTTCTTTTATCTTATTATTCCTGATAATTTTACAGGAAACCTTCAATTAGAGTATACAAGTTTTAATGTCATATATGAAGATCGCTACAATGAAAAATCAGAACAGAAATTTACAACCCTGTTTAATGACCTTGATGAAAATAAGTATAGATCCATTAATCCAGGATTAGTCATTGGAAGTACAGAAAATCAGATTAAAGAGCAAGAAAAGGGTTCAGCAGCATTATTTATATTCCTTGGCCTGTTTTTAGGGCTCATCTTTATTATATCGAGCGCGGCCGTAATGGCATTGCAGCAGTTATCTGACGCAAGTGACAGCTTGGAACGATATAAGTCGTTAAAGAAAATCGGTGTCACGGATAAATTGATAAATGGGGCTATATTAAATCAATGTCTCATCTATTTTTTACTCCCTTTAGGTCTGGCTGTCATTCATTCCATTGTCGGAATCAAGGCGGTCAGCGGAATGTTCCATTTCAACTACGAAAGCGTCCTAATCAGTTCATTAATTCTTGTCATCATTTATGGCGGGTATTTCTATGCAACGTATGTCGGTGTAAAGAACATTGTTAAAGGTAGTAATTAG